In Sandaracinaceae bacterium, the sequence TCCCCGTCGAGGTCCGCGTCGCGGAAGCCAAAGGTGCGGGGGTCGCAGTCTTCGTCCGCATCGCCCACATCGCAGACCTCCGGGTTGCCCGGAAAGCGGCCGGCGTTCGCGTCGTCGCAGTCGGCCCCGCCACAAGCGACGCTCTGCACACCATCACCATCCACGTCGCGGTTCGAGCCGCAGCCCGTCGTGCAGCGCCGGAGCGAGTCGTCGCACGTCTCCCCGCCGGTACAGGGCAATGCGCTGGCCGGGACGCAGCCTCGCGCGTCCGCGTTAGACGCGCTCGGCCGGCAGTCTTCGACCCCGTTGCAGAAGACACCATCGTCGCAGTCCGTCGTGGCGGCACAGGTGCTCCCAGCGTCGGTCGTGCCAGGGTTCGGCGACTCGCTACACGCCGTGAGCGCGAGCGACGCGGATAGGAGTATCCCCACCCCACTCCAGACACCAAACCCTCGGGTTGTCATAGACGGTCTCTCCTCCAAGCCACTGAATCGTGCAGCGAAGCTATCGTGGGATCCCCGCCCGTCACAAGCCCTAGCAGGCACAATCCCCCGTTTGGGGGATGCCTCTCACGCGTAGTCGCGCGCCCAGACCTCTTCGAGTTGCGCGCGCAGGCTCTCGCGCGCGGCGAACAGCGGGTGGCCTCGGGGTACGTCTTCGAGCAGTTCTCGGAACAGCTGCATCACCGGGCGGTACTTCTCGCGCAGCTTCGCGCGGCGCGCCGGGTCGCTCACGTTGGCGAGACACCAGGCGTTGGTGGAGAAGTCGGCCAGCTTGATGGCGGCCACCCACGGGTCCGCGCGCACGGCGTGAGCCACGTGCTCGGCGTAAAGCTGGGCCTTGCGCTCCGTCAGGTCGGCGGTGGAGAGGGTCCCGAAGCGCTCCTGCGGGAGGGCCTCGAAGTCGGGGTTGGTGAGCAGCTCGAGGCGCTGCGCCACCGTGGCGCCGAACGCGGAAGCGACCACCGCGAGCGCTTGCTCCCGCTCGGTGGGGGCCGTGTCCGGACCCCGTTCTGCCAGGCGCGCAGCTTGGTCCTCGATGGCGTCGTGCAGCAGCGCCGTGACCAGCGCGTCCGCGTCTGCGTCGGGACACCAGCGGAGCACCCGGCGCGCCACCTCCACCACGTGGGTGATGTAAGGCAGGCCGTCGGGGCGGCGCTGGCCAGCGTGGAGCTCCTCGGCCAGGGCGGCGGCCTGCATCACGCGGGCTTCGGCCGTGGGGTCGAGCCGCCCCTCGAGGAGCAGCAGCAGGTGATCGATGTGAGAGGTCATGCGTCCCTGCAAGATAACCGTCGGGAGAGCGCCGCGGCGTCAATCACCGCGTGGGCGAACGGACAACGATGGCGCCACGCTGTGATGGTCCAGCCCAGTGGGCGGCTGCTAGGCTCCGCCGCATGCAGGTGAACGGCACCCCCGCGAACCACGAGTCCACCGACACCCCGCGTCAGCAAGCGCTCGCCGCGCTCACCCGCTGGCGCGCGGAGCGCCCTTGGGCGAGGGTGGATCCGGCCACGCTGGACATCCACGACGTACAGGCCGTTGGCCCCACGCAGGTGATCCTGACGTCCACCTTCGAGCGCCGCGGGGTGGAGTACGAGATCGTTCACGCCAACACCGCGCCCGACGTGCAGGACCCCGGGCCCGATCCGTGGAGCGTCCCGCTGCAGCACCCCGAGGGACTGCCGCTGGGCAGCAGCGTGCGTTCGCGTCTGCCGGGCACGAAGGTGCACATGGACTGCGGGCTGTGCTCGCGCATGGGAGAGACGCAGTGCCCCACCTGCCACGGCGACGGACAAGTGCAGCACGGCGAACGCACGTCCCGGTGCGGCACGTGCAACGGA encodes:
- a CDS encoding bifunctional (p)ppGpp synthetase/guanosine-3',5'-bis(diphosphate) 3'-pyrophosphohydrolase, whose translation is MTSHIDHLLLLLEGRLDPTAEARVMQAAALAEELHAGQRRPDGLPYITHVVEVARRVLRWCPDADADALVTALLHDAIEDQAARLAERGPDTAPTEREQALAVVASAFGATVAQRLELLTNPDFEALPQERFGTLSTADLTERKAQLYAEHVAHAVRADPWVAAIKLADFSTNAWCLANVSDPARRAKLREKYRPVMQLFRELLEDVPRGHPLFAARESLRAQLEEVWARDYA